Proteins co-encoded in one Medicago truncatula cultivar Jemalong A17 chromosome 8, MtrunA17r5.0-ANR, whole genome shotgun sequence genomic window:
- the LOC11446368 gene encoding uncharacterized protein has translation MNATVKHTKIYLHWRNFTGDHSTGIRFRRAGVTIRSFFYFHSDLFKAIGGEKIEELEQLQHAVIHIFVFLGLPLLNVSVEDITTNYTFENFSFKAILEQWGTSM, from the exons ATGAATGCTACAgtaaaacacacaaaaatttaTCTTCATTGGAGAAACTTCACCGGTGACCACAGCACCGGAATTCGcttccgccgcgccggagttacaatcagaagcttcttttattttcattcagaTCTCTTCAAAg CAATAGGTGGAGAAAAAATAGAGGAATTGGAACAACTGCAACATGCTGTGATCCATATCTTTGTTTTCCTTG gcttaccTCTTCTTAATGTTAGTGTGGAAGATATCACAACCAATTACACGTTTGAGAATTTCTCCTTCAAG GCAATATTGGAGCAATGGGGGACTAGCATGTGA
- the LOC11446367 gene encoding transcription factor TGA2.2, translating to MGSRIRVGVEDEKGAERGMPSFNSDDACYTDGNTIDNFHVSDFGAFGQPYRLEDAVALSGNSNSVFNSLKVSGQTISPAPVHTSSLDKLPTSRDKSPLTNQTEPHRLQLTKLQSSNPGSGAILSVHTENQEEFAMADASPRTDISTDGDTDDKNQRFDRNQSLAVAGSDSSDRSKDKSDQKTLRRLAQNREAARKSRLRKKAYVQQLESSRLKLTQLEQELQRARQQGVFISSSGEQTHSLSGNGAMQFDAEYARWLEEQNRQINELRAAVNSHASDTELRMIVDGIVAHYDEIFRLKGVAAKADVFHLLSGMWKTPAERCFLWLGGFRSSELLKLLVNQLEPLTEQQLMGITNLQQSSQQAEDALSQGMEALQQSLAETLSTGAPSSSGSSGNVANYMGQMAMAMGKLGTLEGFIRQADNLRQQTLQQMHRILTTRQSARALLAIHDYFSRLRALSSLWLARPRD from the exons GGTCAACCATATCGCTTAGAGGATGCTGTTGCTCTGAGTGGAA ATTCAAACTCGGTTTTTAACTCACTTAAAGTAAGTGGCCAAACAATTTCTCCTGCCCCTGTTCACACCAGTTCTCTTGATAAG TTGCCAACATCACGTGATAAAAGCCCATTGACGAACCAAACAGAGCCACATAGGTTGCAATTAACAAAGCTTCAATCATCAAATCCAGGTAGCGGTGCCATATTAAGTGTTCATACAGAAAACCAGGAAGAGTTTGCCATGGCCGATGCCAGTCCTCGGACTGATATTTCGACGGATGGTGACACCGATGACAAGAATCAGCGG TTTGATAGAAATCAATCCCTTGCTGTTGCGGGTTCCGACTCCAGTGACAGATCAAAGGATAAATCAGATCAGAAG ACTCTCCGCAGGCTCGCTCAGAATCGTGAGGCGGCAAGGAAAAGCCGGTTGAGAAAGAAA GCCTATGTCCAACAATTGGAAAGTAGTCGTTTGAAGCTGACCCAACTAGAGCAAGAGCTTCAGCGAGCCAGGCAACAG GGAGTCTTCATATCAAGCTCGGGTGAACAAACACATTCACTGAGTGGAAATG GAGCAATGCAATTCGATGCAGAATATGCAAGGTGGCTGGAAGAGCAGAATCGACAAATTAATGAGCTGAGAGCAGCTGTAAATTCTCATGCAAGTGATACCGAACTTCGCATGATTGTTGATGGTATAGTGGCACATTACGATGAGATTTTTAGGCTGAAAGGCGTTGCAGCTAAGGCTGATGTTTTCCATTTATTGTCTGGCATGTGGAAAACACCTGCTGAAAGGTGTTTCTTATGGCTTGGTGGTTTTCGGTCGTCTGAACTTCTCAAG CTTCTGGTAAATCAACTGGAACCTCTCACTGAGCAGCAGTTGATGGGTATTACCAACTTGCAACAATCCTCCCAACAAGCAGAAGATGCATTGTCTCAGGGTATGGAAGCATTACAACAGTCCCTTGCAGAGACGTTGTCCACTGGTGCACCTTCCTCGTCTGGTTCCTCAGGGAATGTGGCAAATTACATGGGTCAAATGGCTATGGCCATGGGTAAACTTGGAACACTCGAGGGCTTCATTCGACAG GCTGACAATCTGCGCCAGCAGACACTACAACAAATGCACCGGATATTGACAACACGACAATCGGCTCGTGCACTCCTTGCCATCCATGATTACTTTTCGCGGCTGCGCGCTCTCAGCTCTCTCTGGTTGGCTCGTCCAAGAGATTAA
- the LOC11445764 gene encoding peptidyl-prolyl cis-trans isomerase CYP22, with translation MAGSGVEWHVRPPNPKNPIVFFDVTIGNIPAGRIKMELFADIAPKTAENFRQFCTGEYRKAGLPIGYKGCQFHRVIKDFMIQAGDYVKGDGSGCASIYGLKFDDENFTAKHTGPGLLSMANSGPNTNGCQFFITCAKCDWLDNKHVVFGRVLGDGLLVVRKIENVATGPNNRPKLACVIAECGEM, from the exons ATGGCAGGTTCAGGTGTGGAGTGGCACGTGCGTCCACCAAACCCTAAAAATCCAATCGTCTTCTTCGATGTTACCATCGGTAACATCCCTGCTGGTAGAATCAAAATGGAACTCTTCGCTGATATTGCTCCCAAAACAGCTGAAAATTTCAG GCAGTTCTGCACGGGGGAGTACAG GAAAGCAGGTCTTCCTATTGGTTACAAGGGTTGTCAATTTCATAGAGTGATTAAGGATTTTATGATTCAGGCTGGTGATTATGTAAAG GGTGATGGTAGTGGATGTGCTTCCATCTATGGACTAAAGtttgatgatgaaaattttaCTGCCAAACACACTGGACCTGGTCTTCTATCAATG GCAAATAGTGGACCAAATACCAATGGTTGTCAG TTCTTTATAACTTGTGCAAAATGTGACTGGCTTGACAACAAGCATGTTGTTTTCGGG AGAGTGCTTGGAGATGGTCTTTTGGTAGTGAGGAAGATTGAGAATGTTGCAACTGGACCCAATAACCGGCCAAAATTAGCTTGTGTCATTGCTGAATGTGGTGAAATGTAA
- the LOC11446261 gene encoding F-box protein SKIP19 produces MAVSSVQPNWLELPRDVTANILQRLGAIEILASACQVCPLWWNIFKDPHMWHTVHITNFRYSPCSPYNYGDNLTKICRNAVARSCGQLEDIAIDYIGTDDLLAYIADSAGHLRRMQLSMCQRTLT; encoded by the exons ATGGCGGTGTCTTCTGTTCAGCCAAATTGGCTTGAACTTCCAAGAGATGTGACTGCAAACATTCTCCAAAGGCTTGGTGCCATTGAAATATTGGCTAGTGCATGTCAAGTGTGCCCTCTTTGGTGGAATATTTTCAAGGATCCTCACATGTGGCACACCGTTCACATTACCAACTTTCGTTATTCGCCTTGTTCACCCTACAATTATGGGGACAATTTGACTAAGATTTGTCGCAATGCAGTTGCGCGAAGTTGTGGTCAGCTGGAAGACATTGCTATCGACTACATTGGAACTGATGATCTTCTTGCATACATAGCTGATAG TGCTGGTCATCTACGACGCATGCAACTTTCGATGTGTCAGAGGACTCTCACATGA
- the LOC11446007 gene encoding NADH dehydrogenase [ubiquinone] 1 alpha subcomplex subunit 6, whose translation MAQAIRNAKVPPNSVNLSEARQRVFEFFRSACRSLPTVMEVYNLYDVATVSQLRSTIAAEIRKNDHITNPKVIDMLLFKGLEELKNVVNHSKQRHHIVGQYVVGRRGLEQQELAAKEQGISNFLKNFYDTNYS comes from the exons ATGGCGCAAGCGATTCGAAACGCGAAAGTACCACCAAACTCAGTGAATCTCTCTGAAGCGCGTCAACGAGTTTTCGAATTCTTCAGAAGCGCTTGTAGATCTTTACCTACCGTCATGGAGGTTTACAATCTTTACGACGTCGCTACCGTTTCTCAGCTTCGTTCTACCATCGCCGCTGAGATCCGCAAAAATGACCATATCACCAATCCCAAG GTCATTGATATGCTGCTTTTCAAGGGGTTAGAAGAGCTGAAGAATGTTGTGAACCATTCAAAGCAGAGGCACCATATCGTCGGGCAGTACGTAGTCGGCCGTCGTGGACTAGAGCAGCAAGAGTTGGCCGCGAAAGAGCAGGGCATCTCTAATTTTCTGAAGAATTTCTACGACACCAATTACTCTTGA